The DNA window AGAGCTGCGAGCAGAGCTGCGATTACCAGCGGTGATCTCTTCATAGCAGAACCCCGGTCTTGGCACTCATAGATGAGAATATGTTGGAGTCTCCCCTTATATGATAACTATGGTCATGGCACCGTAGAACCTGGAAATAGGTATTATACGAAGAGATAATGAGAATTAACGTGAGAGACATGCACAGATCAGATCCGTTTAATCAGTTCTGCAACATTCTCGGCAAACCGTCGGATCCCCTGGATTCCCTCTTCATCCTTCCAGATATCGCCCGGGTTCCCCCCAAAGAGCATGTTCCAGGAGAGAGATCCAGGCACGATCATATCGTTGCTCAAAAAGAACATCACCATCTCTTGGAGACTGCTGGTCTGCCTACCACGCCGTGCCACCACGACCGGCCCCCCCAACCTTCCAGGTGAGGAAATTCCTTCGCCCTGGAGACCATCCCGATCCGCTGCAGAGCGGCCATCATATCGCCCCCGGGCCGTTCCAAAATAGACCGGAGCCCCAGCGATCAGCCCATCTGCCTCCCGGACCTTCTCGATCACATCACCGAGTCCGTCATCAAGTACACAGGTTCCCTGCTCCTGACATTTTCTACAGGCTATGCATGACCGAATCTGCATCAGACCAAGTGGGATCACCTCAGCTTCGACACCTGATGCTCTGATGATAGAGGCACATTCATCGAGTATCTGCCGGGTATTTCCATCCTGACGAGGGCTACCACAGAGCAGCACAACCTTCTTATCAGTCATCAGGGGCGAAGCTAGGCTACACCGGTTGTTAGGTTTGTCGCTAAAAGAGGATATTCCAAACCTTTAGAACCCGGCCAGACGGAGGAACGTACCCAACGTCAACCCGGCCATCGTTGTAGACGCAGCAAAAAGACCGATACAGATATTCCCAAGCATTGGACCTACCTTCATCTCCACATAGGGACGATCCAGATATCGCCGCCTGTCCTTTCGGAACAGGGGAACATCAGATGATACGATTGGCCTGTTCTTCTTAATTTTCATCACTGATCACCACGGATCTAAAGTAATAATTACCTAATATTCAACATCATATAAATACTCATCTGCCCGTTCGATACCAAAAAGGGAGGTTCTGCCGTTTACGGCTCCCCATTGTCATCCTCCGGCAGGATCACCCAGGCCAGCAGGTAGAGGAGGATGCCAGGAACCACCCCGGTCAGTGAGATCAGGATCCAGACCAACCGCACCAGGTTCGAATCAATCTCGAAGTACTCA is part of the Methanosphaerula palustris E1-9c genome and encodes:
- a CDS encoding flavodoxin family protein, which translates into the protein MTDKKVVLLCGSPRQDGNTRQILDECASIIRASGVEAEVIPLGLMQIRSCIACRKCQEQGTCVLDDGLGDVIEKVREADGLIAGAPVYFGTARGRYDGRSAADRDGLQGEGISSPGRLGGPVVVARRGRQTSSLQEMVMFFLSNDMIVPGSLSWNMLFGGNPGDIWKDEEGIQGIRRFAENVAELIKRI
- a CDS encoding PspC domain-containing protein; the encoded protein is MKQLLRSRRDRVFAGVCGGIGEYFEIDSNLVRLVWILISLTGVVPGILLYLLAWVILPEDDNGEP